Proteins encoded within one genomic window of Streptomyces profundus:
- the mgtE gene encoding magnesium transporter: MTHLPMLLDEQDLAGALEWLETQPPYAIADEIARMDEVQSVVTFRLLDKDRALEVFEELDPVDQQQILEGLRDQAFRELVEHMDPDDRARMLKEAPAKVARRVLAGLSAHERQMTAALLGYPEGSVGRFMTPETVALQQELTAGQALEVVRRRGAHAETIYTLPVVDRGRRLTGIVELRELVLSEPGAMVHDLVVTAPPMARATEPAEAAARLMRETNVLDLPVVDSEDRLVGLLTSDDAFEVIEAADTEDVARQAGSEPLERHYMSASVFRLSRTRMMWLMLLLVAATLTVSVTQMYEGELEEVTQLALFVPLLIGTGGNAGAQAATAAVRALAVGEVRTSDLLRVIWRECRTGLLLGAMLAVVGFLVGSFFVGPDVAAVVAVTLVVICAWASTVGGMMPLLAKKLRIDPAVVSAPMVTTLVDATGLVIYFSTAKLVLGI, translated from the coding sequence ATGACGCACCTTCCCATGCTGCTGGACGAGCAGGACCTGGCCGGCGCCCTTGAGTGGTTGGAGACCCAGCCGCCCTACGCCATCGCGGACGAGATCGCCCGGATGGACGAGGTGCAGTCCGTCGTCACCTTCCGGCTGCTCGACAAGGACCGGGCGCTTGAGGTCTTCGAGGAGCTGGATCCGGTGGACCAGCAGCAGATCCTCGAAGGGCTGCGGGACCAGGCGTTCCGCGAGCTGGTCGAGCATATGGACCCGGACGACCGGGCCCGGATGCTCAAGGAGGCGCCGGCCAAGGTCGCCCGCCGCGTGCTGGCCGGGCTGAGCGCCCACGAACGGCAGATGACGGCCGCGCTGCTCGGCTATCCGGAGGGCTCGGTCGGCCGCTTCATGACGCCCGAGACGGTCGCTCTGCAACAGGAGTTGACGGCAGGTCAGGCGCTGGAGGTGGTGCGGCGGCGGGGTGCCCACGCCGAGACCATCTACACCCTGCCGGTGGTGGACAGGGGCCGCCGGCTGACCGGCATCGTGGAGCTGCGGGAGCTGGTCCTCAGCGAGCCGGGCGCCATGGTGCACGATCTGGTGGTGACGGCCCCGCCGATGGCCAGGGCCACCGAGCCGGCCGAGGCCGCCGCCCGGCTGATGCGCGAGACCAACGTGCTCGACCTGCCGGTCGTGGACAGCGAGGACCGCCTGGTCGGGCTCCTCACCAGCGACGACGCCTTCGAGGTGATCGAGGCCGCGGACACCGAGGACGTCGCCAGGCAGGCCGGCTCCGAGCCGCTGGAGCGGCACTACATGTCGGCCAGCGTCTTCCGGCTCTCCCGCACCCGGATGATGTGGCTGATGCTGCTGCTGGTCGCGGCCACGCTCACCGTCTCCGTCACCCAGATGTACGAGGGCGAGCTGGAGGAGGTCACCCAACTCGCGCTCTTCGTCCCGCTGTTGATCGGCACCGGCGGCAACGCCGGCGCCCAGGCGGCCACCGCCGCCGTGCGGGCGCTCGCCGTCGGCGAGGTGCGCACCTCGGATCTGCTGCGGGTGATCTGGCGCGAGTGCCGCACCGGACTGCTGCTGGGCGCGATGCTCGCCGTGGTCGGCTTCCTGGTCGGCTCGTTCTTCGTGGGCCCCGACGTGGCGGCGGTCGTCGCCGTCACCCTGGTGGTGATCTGCGCCTGGGCGTCCACGGTCGGCGGCATGATGCCGCTGCTGGCGAAGAAGCTGCGGATCGACCCGGCGGTGGTCTCCGCACCGATGGTGACCACCCTCGTGGACGCCACCGGGCTGGTGATCTACTTCAGCACGGCCAAGCTGGTGCTGGGCATCTGA
- a CDS encoding thymidine phosphorylase — protein MDAISIIRTKRDGGVLSDEQIDWVVAAYTAGEVADEQMSALAMAILLNGMERPEIARWTAAMINSGERMDFGALALPTADKHSTGGVGDKITLPLAPLVAACGAAVPQLSGRGLGHTGGTLDKLEAIPGWRAQLSNAEIQGVLADAGAVICAAGEGLAPADRKLYALRDVTGTVESLPLIASSIMSKKIAEGTGSLVLDVKVGSGAFMKTLPDARALAETMVGLGTDHGVRTVALLTDMSTPLGRTAGNALEVRESVEVLAGGGPADVVALTLALAREMLDAAGLPDADPERALADGSAMDRWRRMISAQGGDPDAPLPVAGERHVVPAPASGVLSTLDAYAVGLAAWRLGAGRARKEESVQAGAGVELHAKPGDPVVAGQPLLTLHTDTPERFDGALEALAGAAVEVVPAERAHEVAVPETVLGRVA, from the coding sequence ATGGACGCCATCTCCATCATCCGTACCAAGCGCGACGGCGGAGTGCTCAGTGATGAGCAGATCGACTGGGTGGTCGCCGCCTACACGGCGGGGGAGGTGGCCGACGAGCAGATGTCGGCGCTCGCCATGGCCATCCTGCTGAACGGCATGGAACGGCCCGAGATCGCCCGCTGGACGGCGGCGATGATCAACTCAGGCGAGCGGATGGACTTCGGCGCGCTCGCGCTGCCCACCGCCGACAAGCACTCGACGGGCGGCGTCGGCGACAAGATCACGCTGCCGCTGGCCCCGTTGGTCGCCGCCTGTGGTGCGGCCGTGCCGCAGCTGTCGGGGCGCGGACTCGGCCACACCGGGGGCACCCTGGACAAGCTGGAGGCCATCCCCGGCTGGCGGGCGCAGCTCTCCAACGCCGAGATCCAGGGCGTGTTGGCCGACGCGGGCGCGGTGATCTGCGCGGCCGGCGAGGGCCTGGCCCCGGCCGACCGGAAGCTGTACGCGCTGCGCGATGTCACCGGCACCGTCGAGTCGCTGCCGCTCATCGCCTCGTCGATCATGTCCAAGAAGATCGCCGAGGGCACCGGTTCGCTGGTGCTGGATGTGAAGGTCGGCTCCGGCGCCTTCATGAAGACGCTGCCGGACGCCCGCGCGCTGGCCGAGACCATGGTGGGGCTCGGCACCGACCACGGGGTGCGCACCGTGGCGCTGCTCACCGACATGTCCACGCCGCTGGGGCGCACCGCGGGCAACGCCCTTGAGGTGCGGGAGTCCGTCGAGGTGCTGGCCGGTGGCGGGCCCGCCGACGTGGTGGCGCTGACCCTGGCGCTGGCCAGGGAGATGCTGGACGCGGCGGGGCTGCCGGACGCCGATCCGGAGCGCGCGCTGGCCGACGGTTCGGCGATGGACCGCTGGCGCCGGATGATCAGCGCCCAGGGCGGCGATCCGGACGCGCCGCTGCCGGTGGCCGGCGAGCGCCATGTGGTGCCGGCGCCGGCCAGCGGGGTGCTGTCCACGCTGGACGCCTACGCGGTGGGGCTCGCCGCCTGGCGGCTCGGCGCCGGGAGGGCCCGCAAGGAGGAGAGCGTACAGGCCGGGGCCGGCGTCGAACTGCACGCCAAGCCGGGCGACCCCGTGGTGGCCGGCCAGCCGCTGCTGACCCTGCACACCGATACGCCGGAGCGGTTCGACGGCGCCCTTGAGGCGCTGGCCGGGGCGGCCGTCGAGGTGGTGCCGGCGGAGCGGGCGCACGAGGTCGCCGTGCCGGAGACGGTGCTGGGCCGCGTCGCCTGA
- a CDS encoding cytidine deaminase, with protein sequence MAEPTLDWPALRAAARDARSRAYAPYSQYPVGAAALVDDGRLVTGCNVENASYGLGLCAECGLVSALHASGGGRLTHFSCANGADEVITPCGRCRQLLMEHGGPDLLIDTAEGPRPLAELLPLAWELDR encoded by the coding sequence ATGGCCGAGCCCACCCTCGACTGGCCGGCGCTGCGCGCCGCCGCCAGGGACGCCAGGTCCCGGGCCTACGCCCCCTACTCCCAGTACCCGGTGGGCGCCGCAGCGCTGGTCGACGACGGGCGGTTGGTGACCGGCTGCAACGTGGAGAACGCCTCCTACGGCCTGGGCCTGTGCGCCGAGTGCGGCCTCGTCTCCGCGCTGCACGCCTCGGGCGGCGGCCGGCTCACCCACTTCAGCTGCGCCAACGGCGCGGACGAGGTGATCACCCCGTGCGGCCGGTGCCGCCAGCTCCTGATGGAGCACGGCGGCCCCGACCTGCTGATCGACACCGCCGAAGGCCCCCGCCCGCTGGCCGAACTCCTCCCCCTCGCCTGGGAACTCGACCGCTGA
- a CDS encoding ABC transporter permease → MLARVRPRGPVEGGGRPGLTYPKLLLLIAGALFLLSLVRVLTDENSLTATSQWTAAMTFAVPIGLAGLGGLWAERAGVINIGLEGMMMLGLFAAGWIGWQHGPWAAVVAGVIGGVLGGLVHALATVTFGVDHIVSGVAINILALGVVQFLAKQWFGGEGSEAAAAGGNDKQSPQMERIEPFSVPGVSDWLADLDEQRWFLISDAAGVLRAVVHNVSWLTVLAVLLFVGTYLLLWRTSFGLRLRSCGENPQATESLGVNVYLYKYVALAVSGGLAGLGGAYLAVLIRMYQDGQTGGRGYLGLATMIFGNWRPGGVAAGAGLFGFMDALQTRGGGAVVHATLLLFALILLGVAGWQYYRGRWVVAVALVGVAALLWLWYSVTETMPLELVTASPYLTTLLVLTLFAQRLRTPRAIGKPYRRGEGG, encoded by the coding sequence ATGCTGGCGAGGGTCCGCCCACGCGGCCCGGTGGAGGGCGGCGGCCGTCCGGGGCTGACGTACCCGAAGCTGCTGCTGCTGATCGCCGGCGCCCTGTTCCTGCTCTCGCTGGTCCGGGTCCTCACCGACGAGAACAGCCTCACCGCCACCTCGCAGTGGACCGCGGCGATGACGTTCGCCGTGCCCATCGGCCTGGCCGGGCTCGGCGGCCTGTGGGCCGAACGCGCCGGCGTGATCAACATCGGCCTTGAGGGCATGATGATGCTCGGCCTCTTCGCCGCCGGCTGGATCGGCTGGCAGCACGGCCCCTGGGCCGCGGTGGTGGCCGGCGTCATCGGCGGCGTGCTGGGCGGCCTGGTGCACGCCCTGGCCACGGTCACCTTCGGCGTCGACCACATCGTCTCCGGTGTGGCCATCAACATCCTGGCCCTGGGCGTGGTGCAGTTCCTCGCCAAGCAGTGGTTCGGCGGCGAGGGCAGCGAGGCGGCGGCGGCCGGCGGCAACGACAAGCAGTCGCCGCAGATGGAGCGGATAGAGCCGTTCAGCGTCCCTGGCGTCTCCGACTGGCTGGCCGACCTGGACGAACAGCGCTGGTTCCTGATCTCGGACGCGGCGGGCGTGCTGCGCGCCGTCGTGCACAACGTCTCCTGGCTGACGGTGCTCGCCGTGCTGCTCTTCGTCGGCACCTATCTGCTGCTCTGGCGCACGTCCTTCGGGCTGCGGCTGCGCTCCTGCGGCGAGAACCCGCAGGCCACCGAGTCGCTCGGGGTCAACGTCTACCTCTACAAGTACGTCGCGCTGGCCGTCTCCGGCGGGCTCGCCGGGCTCGGCGGCGCCTATCTGGCCGTCCTCATCCGGATGTACCAGGACGGGCAGACCGGCGGACGCGGCTACCTCGGCCTGGCCACCATGATCTTCGGCAACTGGCGCCCCGGCGGCGTCGCCGCGGGTGCCGGCCTCTTCGGCTTCATGGACGCGCTCCAGACCCGGGGCGGCGGCGCGGTGGTGCACGCCACGCTGCTGCTCTTCGCGCTGATCCTGCTGGGCGTCGCCGGCTGGCAGTACTACCGGGGCCGTTGGGTGGTCGCGGTCGCCCTGGTCGGCGTCGCCGCGCTGCTGTGGCTCTGGTACTCGGTCACCGAGACCATGCCGCTCGAACTGGTCACCGCCAGCCCGTATCTGACGACGCTGCTGGTGCTGACGCTCTTCGCGCAGCGCCTGCGCACTCCACGGGCGATCGGAAAACCGTACCGACGCGGGGAGGGCGGCTGA
- a CDS encoding ABC transporter permease: MTPGKPGVVARRLGERDREKLILGFAAPVLALVTAIAITSLVMAATGDNPFTAFSAMFDYGSKSDSQVWILNKAIPYYLSAVAVAIGFRMNLFNIGVDGQYRVAAFFAAVVGGALSLPGFIQIPVILLVAMVCGGVWAGIAGYLKATRGVSEVITTIMLNFIAGSLIAYFLQAGRLAEREGNIVHTPDIPESSHFFEIPTNVQAIHGTVVIAIVIGIAYWFLLSRTRFGFDLRAVGRSESAAEASGVSVSRTVITAMLLSGAVAGLVGMPTLLNDSGNYGNDFPEGLGFTGIAIALLGRNHAVGMAFAALLWAFLERTGTHLEFRGFDQELVGVMQGIIVLSVVVAYELVRRWGVRRQQRLVGEKLAQARKSDDAPEVSA, from the coding sequence ATGACCCCGGGCAAGCCAGGCGTGGTCGCGCGCCGGCTGGGCGAGCGGGACCGCGAGAAGCTGATACTCGGCTTCGCCGCCCCGGTGTTGGCGCTGGTCACCGCGATCGCGATCACCTCGCTGGTGATGGCGGCGACGGGGGACAACCCGTTCACCGCCTTCTCCGCGATGTTCGACTACGGCTCCAAGAGCGACAGCCAGGTCTGGATCCTCAACAAGGCGATCCCCTACTACCTGTCGGCGGTCGCCGTCGCCATCGGCTTCCGGATGAACCTCTTCAACATCGGGGTCGACGGGCAGTACCGGGTGGCGGCCTTCTTCGCCGCCGTGGTGGGCGGCGCGCTGAGCCTGCCGGGCTTCATCCAGATCCCGGTGATCCTGCTGGTCGCGATGGTCTGCGGTGGCGTCTGGGCCGGCATTGCCGGCTATCTGAAGGCCACCAGGGGCGTCAGCGAGGTGATCACCACCATCATGCTGAACTTCATCGCCGGCTCGCTGATCGCCTACTTCCTCCAGGCCGGACGCCTCGCCGAGCGCGAGGGCAACATCGTCCACACCCCGGACATCCCCGAGTCCAGCCACTTCTTCGAGATCCCCACCAACGTCCAGGCGATCCACGGCACGGTGGTGATCGCCATCGTCATCGGCATCGCCTACTGGTTCCTGCTCAGCCGCACCCGCTTCGGGTTCGACCTGCGGGCCGTGGGCCGCTCCGAGTCGGCCGCCGAGGCCAGCGGGGTCAGCGTCTCGCGCACCGTGATCACGGCGATGCTGCTGTCGGGCGCGGTCGCCGGTCTGGTCGGGATGCCCACGCTGCTCAACGACTCGGGCAACTACGGCAACGACTTCCCCGAGGGCCTGGGCTTCACCGGCATCGCCATCGCGCTCCTCGGCCGCAACCACGCGGTCGGCATGGCCTTCGCCGCGCTGCTCTGGGCGTTCCTCGAACGCACCGGTACCCACCTGGAGTTCCGGGGCTTCGACCAGGAGCTGGTCGGCGTGATGCAGGGCATCATCGTGCTCTCCGTCGTCGTCGCCTACGAGCTGGTGCGCCGCTGGGGCGTCCGCCGACAGCAGCGCCTGGTGGGGGAGAAGCTCGCCCAGGCCAGGAAGAGCGACGACGCGCCGGAGGTGTCCGCGTGA
- a CDS encoding ABC transporter ATP-binding protein, producing MPASSSPPQPPKDAEEFGAPAVALRGITKRFPGVVANHDIDITVRRGTVHALVGENGAGKSTLMKILYGMQRPDEGTIAIDGEQVSFRGPAEAIARGIGMVHQHFMLADNLTVLENVVLGAEKAYGIGGRARRRIAELSETYGLNVRPDLLVEDIGVADRQRVEILKVLYRGARTLILDEPTAVLVPQEVDALFGNLRDLTAEGLTVLFISHKLGEVLSVADEITVIRRGTTVSTVLPGETDPKRLAELMVGSELPTPATRESTVTDEPMLTISGLHLSGVDSDGRKREVLADIDFTIHRGEVLGIAGVEGNGQAELVEAVMGIRKPDGGTITLNGEEISQAPTRRRREAGIGYVPEDRHRHGLLLDAPLWENRMLGHVTEPPNSKGPWLTGKDAKADTRRIVAEYDVRTPGIDVTAGSLSGGNQQKLIVGREMSHQPRVLIAAHPTRGVDVGAQAQIWDEIRRARREGLAVLLISADLDELIGLSDSLRVMYRGRLVADADPATITPEELGTAMTGTTSGHLTAEHGEAGSEDSDGSEGGAA from the coding sequence ATCCCAGCCTCCAGCAGTCCGCCCCAACCTCCGAAGGACGCCGAGGAGTTCGGCGCTCCGGCGGTGGCCCTGCGCGGCATCACCAAACGTTTCCCCGGCGTGGTCGCCAACCACGACATCGACATCACCGTGCGGCGCGGCACCGTGCACGCGCTGGTCGGCGAGAACGGGGCGGGCAAGTCCACCCTGATGAAGATCCTCTACGGGATGCAGCGTCCCGACGAGGGGACCATCGCGATCGACGGGGAGCAGGTCAGCTTCCGGGGCCCGGCCGAGGCCATCGCGCGTGGCATCGGCATGGTGCACCAGCACTTCATGCTGGCCGACAACCTGACCGTGCTGGAGAACGTCGTGCTGGGCGCCGAGAAGGCGTACGGCATCGGCGGGCGCGCCCGCCGGCGGATCGCCGAGCTGTCCGAGACCTACGGGCTGAACGTCAGGCCGGACCTGCTGGTCGAGGACATCGGCGTGGCCGACCGGCAGCGCGTCGAGATCCTCAAGGTCCTCTACCGGGGCGCCCGCACGCTGATCCTGGACGAGCCGACGGCCGTGCTGGTCCCGCAGGAGGTGGACGCCCTCTTCGGCAACCTCCGCGACCTGACGGCCGAGGGCCTGACCGTGCTGTTCATCTCGCACAAGCTGGGCGAGGTGCTCTCGGTGGCCGACGAGATCACCGTCATCAGGCGCGGCACCACGGTCTCCACCGTGCTGCCGGGCGAGACGGACCCCAAGCGGCTGGCCGAGCTGATGGTCGGCAGCGAGCTGCCGACCCCCGCCACCCGCGAGTCCACCGTCACCGACGAGCCGATGCTCACCATCTCGGGGCTGCACCTCTCCGGGGTCGACTCGGACGGGCGCAAGCGCGAGGTGCTCGCCGACATCGACTTCACCATCCACCGGGGCGAGGTGCTGGGCATCGCCGGGGTCGAGGGCAACGGCCAGGCCGAACTGGTCGAGGCCGTGATGGGCATCCGCAAGCCGGACGGCGGCACCATCACGCTGAACGGCGAGGAGATCTCGCAGGCGCCGACCCGCCGCCGCCGCGAGGCCGGCATCGGCTATGTCCCCGAGGACCGGCACCGCCACGGCCTGCTGCTGGACGCCCCGCTCTGGGAGAACCGGATGCTGGGCCATGTCACCGAGCCGCCCAACTCCAAGGGGCCCTGGCTGACGGGCAAGGACGCCAAGGCCGACACCCGGCGGATCGTCGCCGAGTACGACGTGCGCACCCCGGGGATCGACGTCACCGCGGGATCGCTCTCCGGCGGCAACCAGCAGAAGCTGATCGTCGGCCGCGAGATGAGCCACCAGCCGAGGGTGCTGATCGCCGCCCACCCCACCCGGGGGGTGGACGTGGGCGCCCAGGCGCAGATCTGGGACGAGATCCGCCGCGCCCGCCGCGAGGGCCTCGCCGTGCTGCTGATCTCCGCCGACCTCGACGAGCTGATCGGCCTCTCCGACAGCCTGCGGGTGATGTACCGCGGCCGGCTGGTCGCGGACGCCGACCCCGCCACCATCACCCCGGAGGAACTGGGCACCGCCATGACCGGCACCACCAGCGGCCATCTGACGGCCGAGCACGGCGAAGCGGGGTCCGAGGACTCCGACGGCTCCGAGGGAGGTGCCGCATGA
- a CDS encoding BMP family lipoprotein, translated as MRRVSRFAATVAIAATLALTASACGESSTDSNDSNDSGEAKGPGIAFDVGGRDDHSFNEAAAAGADRATEALGLDEAEFQTARSGETNADRVQRLSSLASEGYNPVIGVGYLYDAAITEVAAEFPDTTFGVVDAAPEGDNIYGMVFAEHEVSYLAGVAAALKSESGSVGFIGGVDNPLIQKFEAGFVQGVTETDPDIEIEVDYLYADDDRGFADPARASQKADAMLGRGIDVIYTAAGASGTGSIEQVAGVEGAWAIGVDSDAYLQPGLAEYQDSILTSGVKRVDVAVEDLITSVHNGDAPSGVHEYSLAEDGVALATSGGFIDDIKDELDAATEQIVNGEITVSDTP; from the coding sequence TTGCGTCGCGTATCCAGGTTCGCAGCAACGGTCGCCATCGCCGCGACGCTGGCCCTGACCGCCAGCGCCTGTGGTGAGAGTTCGACGGACTCCAACGACAGCAACGACAGCGGTGAGGCCAAGGGCCCCGGCATCGCGTTCGACGTCGGTGGTCGTGACGACCACTCGTTCAACGAGGCCGCCGCCGCCGGCGCCGACCGGGCCACCGAGGCCCTCGGCCTCGACGAGGCCGAATTCCAGACGGCGCGCAGCGGCGAGACCAACGCCGACCGCGTGCAGCGGCTCTCCTCGCTGGCCAGCGAGGGCTACAACCCGGTGATCGGTGTCGGCTACCTCTACGACGCCGCCATCACCGAGGTCGCCGCCGAGTTCCCCGACACCACCTTCGGCGTGGTGGACGCCGCCCCCGAGGGCGACAACATCTACGGCATGGTCTTCGCCGAGCACGAGGTCTCCTATCTCGCCGGCGTGGCCGCCGCGTTGAAGAGCGAGAGCGGCAGCGTCGGCTTCATCGGCGGCGTGGACAACCCGCTCATCCAGAAGTTCGAGGCGGGCTTCGTCCAGGGCGTCACCGAGACCGACCCGGACATCGAGATCGAGGTCGACTACCTCTACGCCGATGACGACCGCGGCTTCGCCGACCCGGCCCGGGCGAGCCAGAAGGCCGACGCCATGCTCGGCCGGGGCATCGACGTGATCTACACCGCCGCCGGCGCCTCGGGCACCGGTTCGATCGAGCAGGTCGCCGGTGTCGAGGGCGCCTGGGCGATCGGCGTCGACTCCGACGCCTACCTCCAGCCCGGTCTCGCCGAGTACCAGGACTCGATCCTGACCTCGGGTGTCAAGCGGGTCGACGTCGCCGTCGAGGACCTGATCACCAGCGTCCACAACGGTGACGCCCCGTCCGGTGTGCACGAGTACTCGCTGGCCGAGGACGGCGTGGCGCTGGCCACCTCCGGCGGGTTCATCGACGACATCAAGGACGAGCTGGACGCCGCGACCGAGCAGATCGTCAACGGCGAGATCACCGTCAGCGACACCCCGTAA
- a CDS encoding amidohydrolase — protein sequence MSDLLSPQSTPTTLDDALRAELIAFRRDLHRHPELGNQEVRTTAVIKDRLERAGLAPRVLDSGTGLVCDIRPEGAGGELLALRADIDALPIPDTKTVPYRSTVPGRAHACGHDVHSTVVLGAGLVLARLAAEGRLSRPVRLLFQPAEEVLPGGATDAIESRVLQGVGRILALHCDPKVEAGRIGLRTGAITSACDRIEIKLAGPGGHTARPQLTTDLVTAAAKVVTEVPALLARRVDTRAGLAVTWGRLQTGHAPNVIPGSAELSGTMRCLDLDTWRLAPDLVHAAVDEVATMWRAKSEIQYIRGVPPVVNDAVSAALLGDAMTARFGADSIESTEQSLGGEDFSWYLEQVPGAMARLGVRPRGEAGATPRDIHQGDFDVDEHAISVGVDLLTAAALLS from the coding sequence GTGAGTGATCTGCTGTCCCCTCAGTCCACCCCCACGACGCTCGATGACGCGCTGCGTGCGGAGCTGATCGCGTTCCGTCGCGACCTCCACCGGCATCCCGAGCTGGGGAACCAGGAAGTACGCACCACCGCCGTCATCAAGGACCGCCTGGAGCGGGCCGGGCTCGCGCCACGCGTGCTGGACAGCGGCACGGGGCTGGTCTGTGACATCCGCCCCGAGGGCGCGGGGGGAGAGCTGCTCGCACTGCGCGCCGACATCGACGCGCTGCCCATTCCGGACACCAAGACCGTCCCCTACCGCTCCACCGTTCCTGGCCGGGCGCACGCCTGCGGCCACGACGTGCACAGCACGGTGGTGCTCGGCGCGGGTCTTGTGCTGGCCAGGCTGGCGGCCGAGGGGCGGCTGTCCCGCCCGGTGCGGCTCCTCTTCCAGCCGGCCGAGGAGGTGCTGCCCGGCGGCGCCACGGACGCCATCGAGTCCCGGGTGCTCCAGGGCGTCGGCCGCATCCTGGCGCTGCACTGCGATCCCAAGGTCGAGGCCGGGCGGATCGGCCTGCGCACCGGCGCCATCACCTCGGCGTGCGACCGGATCGAGATCAAGCTCGCCGGGCCCGGCGGCCACACCGCCCGCCCGCAGCTGACCACCGATCTCGTCACCGCGGCGGCCAAGGTGGTGACCGAGGTGCCCGCGCTGCTGGCCCGCCGGGTCGACACCCGCGCCGGCCTGGCCGTCACCTGGGGCCGGCTCCAGACGGGCCACGCGCCCAACGTCATCCCGGGGAGCGCCGAGCTGTCCGGCACGATGCGCTGCCTGGATCTGGACACCTGGCGGCTGGCGCCCGACCTGGTGCACGCGGCGGTGGACGAGGTGGCCACGATGTGGCGCGCCAAGTCCGAGATCCAGTACATCAGGGGTGTCCCGCCGGTGGTCAACGACGCGGTCTCCGCCGCGCTGCTCGGCGACGCGATGACGGCCAGGTTCGGCGCCGACAGCATCGAGTCGACCGAGCAGAGCCTCGGCGGCGAGGACTTCTCCTGGTATCTGGAGCAGGTGCCGGGCGCCATGGCCAGGCTCGGCGTCCGCCCCAGGGGCGAGGCGGGGGCCACCCCGCGCGATATCCACCAGGGGGACTTCGACGTCGACGAGCACGCGATCTCGGTCGGCGTCGATCTGCTGACGGCCGCCGCGCTGCTGAGTTAG